A section of the Lujinxingia sediminis genome encodes:
- the clpP gene encoding ATP-dependent Clp endopeptidase proteolytic subunit ClpP produces the protein MRRNVKQHHEERAMAFIPNVVEQTHRGERGWDIFSRLLKDRIIFLGTQVNDQIANSIIAQLLFLESDDPEKEISLYINSPGGSVTAGLAIYDTMQYVKAPVTTICLGQAASMGAVLLAAGEPGRRFSLPNSRILIHQPLMGGLSGQATDIDIQAREILKLRETLNGILARHTGQSLESIERDTDRDFFMSAEDAREYGLVDEVISPRAKQDQPEK, from the coding sequence GTGCGTCGAAACGTTAAGCAACACCACGAGGAGCGAGCCATGGCCTTTATCCCCAACGTCGTCGAACAAACCCACCGCGGAGAGCGCGGCTGGGACATCTTTAGTCGACTGCTCAAAGACCGGATTATCTTTCTGGGTACTCAGGTCAACGATCAGATCGCCAACTCCATCATCGCCCAGCTCCTCTTTCTGGAGAGCGACGATCCCGAGAAAGAGATCTCGCTCTACATTAACTCCCCGGGCGGGAGTGTGACGGCGGGGTTGGCGATCTATGATACGATGCAGTACGTCAAAGCGCCGGTGACCACGATCTGTCTGGGGCAGGCCGCCTCGATGGGAGCGGTGCTGCTGGCGGCCGGTGAGCCGGGGCGGCGCTTTAGCCTGCCCAATTCGCGGATCTTGATTCACCAGCCCCTGATGGGGGGCTTAAGTGGTCAGGCCACCGATATCGACATCCAGGCCCGTGAGATTCTGAAGTTGCGTGAGACGCTCAACGGCATCCTGGCTCGCCACACCGGCCAGAGCCTGGAGAGCATTGAGCGGGACACCGATCGCGACTTCTTCATGAGCGCCGAAGACGCCCGGGAGTACGGGCTTGTCGATGAGGTGATCAGCCCGCGGGCCAAGCAGGATCAGCCCGAGAAGTAA